The nucleotide window TTTTCTCGAGTTCCCATTTAACTCCTCTGTTTTTTGCCACACCACCAGTCAAAGCAACTTCCCTTTCAACCCCTACACGTCTTGCGAGGTAGTAAATTCTTTGAGCCATCGATCTGTTCACTCCTGCTGCAATGTCTTCCTTTGGGAAACCTCTCTGTAGAAAATGAAGAACTTCGGTTTCAGCAAAAATACTGCATCTTGCAGTAATCTCAATTGGATTTTTTGATATAAAAGTCATCTCTCCGAGTTCTTCAAGCTTTATCCCGAGTGCTCTTGCCTGAATTTCCAAAAATCTCCCAGTGCCTGCTGCGCATTTATCGTTCATCACAAAGTTTACAAGCTTGCCTTTTTCATCTATTCTTATAACCTTTGCATCCTGTCCGCCTATGTCGATAACAGTTCTAACCGTGGGATTAAGCCAGAAGGCTCCTTTTGCGTGACAGCTTATCTCGCTAACGTGTTCTTTGGCAAATCCAGCTTCGACAAGTTTCTCTCTTCCATAGCCAGTTGAAAAAGTTATTATATTGTTTTTGCTCAAACCAAGCTCATCGAGTAACTCACCCATCACCTTTTTTGCAGATTCCACTGGATTTGGAAGCACTCTCATGTTTTTCCAACCGATGACCTTGTTATCTTCAATTATAACAGCCTGAGCCGTAAGAGAACCTACATCGGTTCCTGCGAATAGCATAATATCAGCCTTTTCGCCTCCTCTTCTTGCCTTTTGCTATGAAGAACGCTAATCGGCGTTATTCTACGATTCCAGCAGTCCCCATCAAGTCTCAAAACTGGTATTCCTTCTTTCGTCAGTTCATCTCTTAGAATTCTGAACACGCTTTGGGACTGCTTACATGCATGATGCCCGCTATAAACAGCGCAATTCGCATTCAAATCTTTTACCAGATGCAGAGTATCTTCAACCCACTTGAGTCCCATGTTTTCCGCACCCATCTGCCTCGTCATAACGTAGTTCCAAGCATTGTTGGCAAGAGCGTCAATCGCTTCTTCCTTTGTGCTAACTTCATGCATCTCCTTCAAAACCTGAGAATTAAGGAGATCGTTGAGATAGCTTATTCCGTTGTCCTCAAGCCAGAGCCAGAACTCAAAGAGGTCGATGTAATAGCCAGTATAAACCCAGAGACTTCTTGCAATCTCCTTTTCAGCAGGGTATTCTCCTTTACGTAGTCTCTTCTCTGCCACTTCTATGAATTTCTGAAACATCTCGATTGCTTCATCTCTTCCCCACATTGTAAAGCGGGTTCCGTAGCTCATCAGTGTGAACATGTTTGGCACAGGGCACGGAGAATTTTTCTTGAGCTCATAAAGCTCCCAGTAAAGCTCTGTCGCTTCATTGCATTTTTCGATCGTTTTTATCAATCTGTCTTCATCAACCTCACCCAATTCCGCCTCAAGCTTTGAAAACATCTTATGAAATAGTCTCCTGTATAGTTCGAAATCCCTTGCACTTTCTCCAGTTTTGTCAAGTATTATCTCAGGTATTCCAAGATACTCAGAGACAAATTCATGAATCTTCGAGTTTGCATCACAGGATCCGGGAGCTGCAGAGATCATCATATCGGGAACAAATTCTCTTGCCTGCGTGGACAACAAAATAGAACCCAATGCTATTGTATTTGCTGAGCACACAAAGTCGGGAATTCCGAGAGAGACTGCGAAATCCCAGTATGGCTCGCCCTGATGAGCAAGAGCGAGTGTGCCAGTTGTAGTTACAACTTCAGTTGTAAACGGAACCGCGTTATCAAAAGCATTTATAACTTCAGGAGGGAAGTTAAAGGGTATCATTACGACTTTTTTGCCCTTATCCTTCGCTTCCACAGCTTCAATAACGTGTTTACCAAGAATATCCTGCAAAAATTGTAGTCCGGCCCCATCATGTCTTTCATCAAGAAAGCTTTTGAGCGTGTGAGCCTGCTCCTTTACAAATAGATCCAACATGCTGTTGATTTCATCTCTTGTATAAGCACCAAAATTCCTGATCGTTTTCAGAACCTGATAACTTCTCAAAACCAGCCCATTCTTAATTTCCGACATAATTCACCTCCCCAGCCTTTCCATAAAAGCCTGAACCCTCGTTTTTATTCTGCCAATGTCTGCTGATGAAGCGTATTCTTTTTCCAGCAAAAGCACTGGAATGCCCTCTTTTTCAAGATCCAATCTTAACTTGGCGTTTTCAATACCAAATAAATCACAGAACTTGTTATGGGTCAAAATAACCCCGTCTGCTTCAGCCATTTCAACCATTTGTTTTATAAAATTCTTCCTGAAATTGTATTCTCCGAACATCCTTGCGCATATCTTCAGAGTTTCGAGATACTTTTTCGCAAGAAACTCGTAGATGTCTCCACCATCATACTCCATCGCATTCCAGAATCCACCTGTGCCAAAGCACGTTGTTTCTGCCACAATCAACGCACCCATTTCTTCGATCTTTTTTAGAAGTTCAATTTCATCTAACGGACTTCCTCCAAGCACGATTTTAGCCCTAAAGTCTATTTTTCTGCCTTGGCTCAAAACTTTATCAAGCAAAGAGTTGAAAGTCTCTGAAGGCAAGGATTCGCGTGCGATAGCCAGTGCTATGGCTTCGTGTCCATAAAAATTTGGAATCTTGTATCTTTTTTTGCCAAAATCTGCGAGCTTTTTGTTAATCTGAGCTTGGAGCCTTATTTGACCTATAATATCATCCTCGTGTATTTTCAGCTGGAATTGTTTCTCAAAAAAGCTTTTTAGATCCCTTATTTCATCTGCGAAAAATTTTAGGGTATCCTCATTGACAATGTGTGGGACTTTAAAGTAATAAATGAATTTAGCCTTCTTTGCGTGGTTGATTTCATCGAAAGTGCCCATCCAGTGATCACAACCCCTAACTCTAACAAAGCCATCGAGAAAATCGTAGCTCCCATTTAAAACAAGTTCAAGACAACTTCTGCACAGACTACAGTTATATCTGGAGAGGTAGGAATCTGCTGTGGAAGTATCTGGATTGCTGTTTCCTCTTAGCCTAAAGGGCAGAATTTTACCTGCTTCAGCAACTTCTTTTGGCAGAGCTATGCATGCATGACCAATTACAAAACCGCCTTTAGACTTCCAGTCTTTTATATAATCATTTTCCAGAATTCTGGAGATTTCTTGGACTTTATCCAGCCCCATTATCTCTCACCTTCTCTCCTCATGCTCATAAAACCCGCAAAGGACTGGAGCAGTGGAAGTGCAAGAGCTGAGAGTATTTGCGGATTTGATGCTATGACGTCCATTATTGACTTTACTAAGTTGTTTAGTAATTTTTCGAGCTCTTTCTTGTCTGAAGAAGCGATTACAGAATTTATAATTCCTGAAATCGCCTTTGGATCACTCTCAGCAATTCCATTTATGATCTTCGCAATCCCGCTTAAAATTTCGCCAAGTTTCTTTGTGTCAACCTCCTTAAGCAAAGATGTTGTAACCTGTGCAGAGAGATCTGGTGGTAGTTCGTTAAACTTCGAAATTGCTTTGCTTCCCATACTCATCAAGAGGTTAAGTGCAGTGGGTGCCAAAGGAGCTAAAGCCATAATTGTTAGCGGATTTTTCCACAGCGCATTGTTTAATGCATCGCTTAAATCGCTTAAATCTTCTAAAATTGCGTTGATCGCTTTTCTGAACTCTTCAACGTCTAAAGAGTTGAAAAACTTCTCCATTGTAGCCTCAGCTACCTCTTTGAACTTTCTGTCGCCCTTCCCGAGCACATAATTACCCTCATGCACCTTATTGATCAGTGCGGAAACGCTTCCCACGGTTTTTCCCAATTGTTCCACGTCAAACTTGCCGATAGTTCCAAAAAGAGCACTCGCAAGAACTTCGGACGGCATCTCGACTCTTTTGAGCGCATCATTAGCTATAGTCAAGCTGGCATTTACAACAGCGGGAATAGGTGTTATCAGATTCCCGAGCTTTACAGGATTTCCAAAAATTTTCTCATTTATAATCTCAAATGTTCCAGTTGCGCAGTATGCGGAATCCTCAATGAATTTCTTGAGTTTACCAAAGTCCATAGTGTCGATAAATTCACCAATTTTGCTTCCCAATACTTCTGCAACAAGCTTTGGATGCTCCTTTCTTAGCCTTTCCATCTGATCGAAAAAGTCGTTGACCGCCTTGGCTGCGTAAATTGCATTGAGATCGTTAGCGACTCCCTTGAGTAGTCCAAATACCGCATCAGTGGCAAAATTTCCAATATAGGAATTTAATCCACGAAAAACTCCAAAAGTTGCATTTATTGTTCTCGGTGCAAGGCTGAAGAGAGTTGTTGCAAACTCCAGATCTTTGCTGAGAAGCTCTCTAACGTCTTTTTCTATCTTAACAGGACTCGCAAACTCCGTAGCCATTCTTCTAACAAGATCTTTGGCAAATACCGAAGTCCCCATCGTTTTCATCAAACCGAAAAACATGTCGAACATAGCATCACCTCCAAATTTTAAAGCTGGGTGCAGGCATAAAAATGTCTTGCAACATCCATCTGGCACAACTGCCTTCCGCCCATCCATAGTTGAATTATTTTAACATCTCTCCAGTGCTTTTCAACATCGAAGTTCCGATCAATACCGTAGTGTGCGAGAAGATTCATCGCCTTCTCTGCAACATTGCAGCAGGCATCACATACCTTCAATTTTAAAGCTCTCCCTCTGGCAATTATCTCAGAAGAGAACCTCTCGCCATAGAGCTCAGGGTTGTCGAGCATTCTTGCGTAGGTGTAAACAGCAGATCTGCAGATCTCTATTTCAGCAGCGATATCAGCCAGAATTCCTGCAACTGCTGTGTTCTCCTTTAAAGGTTTGCCTCTATACCTGAACTCACTGCATTTCTCAAGCAGAATTTCGTAAATGTTCTCCATTGCTCCAAGTGCCATCCCAGCGCTACCAAGACAGCCTGTAGAGATGATTATTCTGAAATACCTTGCATCCAGTCCTTCGCCCCAGGCTCGGTAATGCTTTGGAACCCTTACGTTTTCAAACCAGATGTCAGAATTTTTGTCTGCAGCCATTCCCGCCTTTCTGTATGGCTCCCCTTGCTTTACTCCTGGCAAATTCGCAGGAACGTAGATATAGGCAAAGCATCTCTCATCTGCCACGCCTGGATTTGTCGTGCAAACAACCCCAAATAAATCTGCAAGACCTCCACTGTTTGTTGGCCAAAGTTTGTGACCGTTTATGACCCATTCGTCGCCTTCGAGCTTTGCGGTAGTTCTTATGGTTTTTCCTTTAAGCTCATCGAGGTTCTCTATGTCTGAGCCACCCTGTGGTTCTGTCATAGCATTTGCTGAAATTGTCAGCTTTTTACGCCTGTAAAGTGGAGCAAACTCTGCACAAAGGTCATAATTTATGTGAGGCTTCACAGCTATCACGAAGAGTGGCCATAAAGAAACGCCTACCGATACTGCTATTCCAGTGTCGTATCTTCCGATTTCTTCCATTACTCTTGCGGTGATTGAGCCAAAATAGTCTGAACTGCCAAGCCCCCATCCACCAACTTCTTCTGGAAAAATAGCCATCTGAATTCCGTAGTTAACCATTAGCTTCTCCAAGGCGGGTTCTATTGTTTTGTGCTCTTTCCAGTCCTCATCGAAGTTTCTTCTATGTGGTATAACGTATTTCTCGCCCCAATCCCTTATCATCTCAGCGAGATACCTTTCAAGAGGAGATTCAAATTCTTTAATTCTCGCAAACTCCAAAATATCACCCCCTACCAGAGTTTAGCACCAAAGTAACCAGAGGATAGTTCCAGAAGCAGATGATATTGATTTAGAACTGTTTTTAGGCTCTTTGCATCTCTCCACTGCTTCTCCAAAAGCCCCTCTCGCGCATAGCCTTGAGAAGCCATTAGCTCCATGGCTCGGTCTGCAGATAAGAAAGCGGAATTTGAGCATTTCAGAGCAGAGAGTATCGAGAAAAGGTATAATTCTTCTTCGTTTCTATCTTCAAGCATCATTTTTGCCAGAATTTGTGCAATTGACTTTGCCTCAATCGCTTCTCTTGCAACCTCAGCTATTACAAGCGCATCAACTGTGTTGTCTCGTAGAGGCTTTCCCCTGATCGTTCTTTTTTCTGCCCAGTCTCTAAGAATTCTGCATGAATCAAAAGCTGAGCCTACGCAGAGCGCTGAGAGACATAGATTTAGATACGTGTATAATTTCATCCAAGCGTTTCCAGTCAGTATTCTGTTTTTCTCAATCTCTGCGTTGATCTTGACATCACAATTCCTGCTTGCGATCAATCCAGTGTTTTTAACCAATTCGCCTTTTTCAACATCTTCGGAATCTATGAGAGCAAGAGATACACCATTGTAATTGCAAAAAACAACAAATAAATTTGCATCAAAGCCCGAGTTCAAAGGTCTTCCAAAACCCTTTATTTTTATTTTATCCCCCCTATCTACAGCTTTAGCAAGTTCGAAACCCCTAAAATCACTCTTTCCAAACTGTGGCGGAAAAATAGAGATCCTTAGCAAATCCTGTGAAGATTTTTTAGCAATTAAATCAAATGCCTCGCTTCCCTGAGCGGAAATCATCGAAGCCAATACTGCAGAGAGCACAAAACCTATTCCAGAATCTGCTTTCCCTATTTCCTCAAAGCTTCTGAGTAAAACCGCTGGTAATTCCTCACCACTAACACCCGCACCACCCAATTCTTCGGGAAGCACTAACTTCTGCATCCCAATATCCAAAAAAAGCTTCTTCATGGCTTTTTCAGCTATTTCAAGTTCGTCGTCTATCTGTGCTCTGAAGGGAATAACTTCCTTCTCTGCCCACTCATTTATGCTTTTTCCAAGCATCTCTGCAACGTCACTTCTAAGTTCGGAAATACTCTCAAATTCCATTTTCATCGTATTTTATTTGCAGACACATCGATAAAACTGTTTTGTATAAACATGATAATGTCTTGCACAAATCTTTAAATATCATGCACAAAAGTTTTAAATCGACTAAAAAACATTCGATCATGAAGAAAAGACTTCACACCACTATAAGTGCTGAGGCGAGTAAGATAATTGAAAAGTATCTCGCCGAATATGGCAGAGTGAATAATGTTATTGAGGAAGCTTTAATGGTTTTTGATCGGTATAAACAGGGCAATTTCGATACCACCTGCAATCTCATCGAGCTGATGGATGAAGCGAATCTCGTTGCGTTCAATGCAAAAACAATCGAACTCGTGGTTTCAGGTGAAATCGAAAAAGCTTTGTGCGATAACGAATTGGAGATAATTATAAGAAGGATCTATAAAAAACCACTTGCCGAAATATCAGTTCTCGAGGCTATTCAGGGTATTGAAAAGTGCCTTTTGACAACTAGAAAGGCAATAAAGGTCAACTTGAAAACCGATAACAGAGGTCATTACTTGCTTGTGACGTCCAATCTCGGAAAAAATACGGATATAATCGTATGCGAAGCGATAAGAAGATTTCTTGAGAAAAACTTCAACGTTAAAGTTTCATTTGAAGTATTTTCGCAAGGATATAGCATTTTTGCAGAGTTAAAGCATATAAAACAGGATCTTGTGATCCCAGAACAGTCTGGGAGACTTGAAGCGGGCAAAGAATTCCAGATTGCCTGATTTTTACCTAAAATTATAACGAAATGGCTTTGGAAAATAGGAAATTTTTTAAGAGTAAAGCAAAGCTTAGCTATAGTTTGCAAGATCGATTAAGGGAAAAGTTCAGAATGTTGGTTATCACTTTTTTTGATTGAAGAAGCTGACTCGCTTTCCGTTCCATGCTTCGATCGAGAGTTCAAGAGGCAGAGTTAGAGATATTCGAAGTTCAGAGCGAGTTTCAAAAATTCCCAGCTCTCAAAGATCGTTCGAATCGGAGTAAAGATGCTTGAAAACAGGACAAGATGCCCGAAAAGAAAGACACAATGCTAAGAAAAAAGAATGATGCTCGAGAAGCACGACGAAACGATAAAGAATAGTAAATTGAAAATAAATTTGATCAGACGATAGAGGAGCTTCAGAAAGAAGATAGACTTCGTTGCAGAAGCTGAAGATCTTTGCGCTTTCGAAATCGAAATAGCATTTGATCCAGGTAGTTCAGTTCAAAATCTATCGATAGAAAGAACTTTTAACGGAGATTTTAACATAGATCGGGAAGTTGGAATCATAAAGATAGTTGGCTTTAGCGCCGAACCTTTGAATGGAAAAATGAATCTCGCAAAAATAGAATCTGAGGGTGAACTGAAAATAAATTTTGCAAAGCTCTACAACTCACAGGGAGAAGAAATTTTCTCGAAAAGGGGGAAATGAAAACCTTTTCTAACTCCAACTGTTCAAACTTCGGAAAAATTTGTTCCAACTGCAACAGAAACTCCAGAAAAATCGGAAACTCCCGTGCAAACACAAATTCCAGCAGATAAAAAATAGAGGTTACAACACACACTCAAGGATTCATTTCTGGATTTGAAGCTCTCTTTGCAATCGCTGGGCTCTTAGCGGTGGCTTATCTGCTTAGGAGGAAGAATTAAATTCTATTTTTTAATTTTGAAACGCAATTCTTGCAAAAATTCGAAGTCTTTTTATCGACTTCCAGAACATTGTTCGAAAAGTTCATAACGCATCCAGGAGTTTTGCAGTGCTCCAAACCAAAAACATGCCCTAATTCATGCACTGCTTCTTTTAGAAGCCTAATCTTGAGCTCTTCTCTGTCAACTCCTAATTTTAGCCTATGATAAGAAACAACCGCTTTTTTGCCCCCTACTTCCGCTTCGCCAAAGACAAAATTAAGCCCTCTTGCGTATAGATCTTCTGATGTTACCGCAAGTGTGATCTCAGACACTTTCAATGTAGCAAGGATACAGGTTGAATTGTATTGTCCCCGCTTGCTGTAGCAATTCGAAGGCATCGGGATTTTGGGAAGAATCGAGATCTCAGTGTTGAATACATTTCTTAATTCTCCTGCAAGCCACTCTAAAAGTTCCACATCAACTTCTCCGAGAGGCTGAAGCTGGATCATAAAAATCGCAGGTTTTCGGAGATCACTTTTGCAACGTCTACACCAAAGTTTGTAAGGATATAATACCCCCCATAGATCGTTCCAATCGTGCTACCGAGATTCGTTAACGCTGCGACAAGGATCACTCTGAAGAATTTGTTGTTGAGCATTTCTCTCAAGCTATCTGTCTTGAAAACATCCTCTACATCCTTCATCGTTGGCTTTCTGATCCAAGCTTCAACTGCTCCAGAGATCCATCCAGCTGCTAAAAACGGGTTTAAAGACGTAAGCCATGCGCATAAAAATGCTGACAGCACAGACAACGGATGTCCTCTTGCAATAAGTGCTCCAAGTCCTGCAAGAATTCCATTGATCAGAAACCAATAGATAAAGACCTTGTATAGCAACTCGAATGCAAAAATCGCAGTCAGAGCGAAGAATGTAAGTATTATGCCAATGAATGCAATCCCGATCCACCTGAGCTTATTGCTTTGCTTTACCTCAAGCAGTTTCTCAGGATTCTGCACACCTCTCTGCATCGCCTCAACGATCCCCTTCTTGTGCCCCGCTCCTACTACCGCAACAACTTTGTTGTATTTCTCCATTGCCCTAAGCAAATTGTAAGCCATGAACTCGTCTCTTTCGTCGATCAAAACCTTTGCAGCCTTTGGCGAAATCTTTCTGAACTCCCTAACGAGAAGATCTATTATGTCCTCCCTAAGCACTTCCTCGACTTCAACATCTTTGCCAAAAGAACCCCTGAGCATGTAATAGAAGAACTTTAGCTTTTCAAAGAAGCTCATCTGTCCCCAGAGGCGCTTAAAGGTAATCGTAATATCCCGATCTATAAGCAGAATATCTGCATTGACCTCCTTTGCCTTGTTTATTGCTGTAAGCATTTCTTCTCCGGGCTTTGTCTTCATCTCTTCTCCCATTTTTCTCTGGAAATAGCCGAGAATTAGCTGTAGCAATATTAAGAAGAAATCACCCCTCTTAAGTATCTCAGACACTTTTACTTCTTCTCTTTCTCCAATCAAAGCTCTATATCTTGCTGGACAAAGCTCCACAGCCACTGCGTCGGGCTTTTCGTTCTCTATGACCGCCTTTACTTCTTCAACGCTCTTCTGCAAAACATGAGCGGTGCCAACAATGATCAGCTTCTTTTCCACTCCAACACCTCCAGAAATTCAAGCAGTTCTTTGATCTTCATTAGATCACTCCTTGAAACTATTCCAACAAGCTTTCCGTCTTCGACAACTGGAATTCTCCCAATTCCCCTCTCACTCATGAGCCTAAAAGCCTCAAAAGCCCTGTCTTTTGGAGAGAGAGTAATAACTTCTTTGCTCATTACTTCTTCCACTTTTGCATTCGGATCTGCATTCATAATGTCCTTTAAGGTCACTATTCCAACAAGGTTGTTATCTTTAACAACGGGATAGCCAAGATGTTTGTGTCTGAACATAAGATCGATCACCTCTCCAACTCTTGTCTCTGGAGAGACTGAGATCACGTCTTTTGTCATTATGTCTCCTATTGAAAACCTCGAAAATAGATCTTCAGCGGTCACGATCTTCTCTTCTTCGCTTGCTCCGAGATATATAAAGAGTGCGATGAGCATGAGCCAGATATTCACACCAAAAAATCCGATTATTCCCATGGCAATCGCTATCGCTTTGCCAATTCCTGCAGCGGTTTTTGTAGCTTTTGTGTAGCTTGCCTTTCTTGCTATTATGCTACGCAAAACTCTTCCGCCATCCATTGGAAAAGCGGGAATAAGGTTGAAGATCGTAAGTATTGAGTTGAAATAGGCACTGATCAGGAAAAACATAGAAATTCCGCCCGCTGTGTTTAGAGCTACAATGAAGCTCAGAATGGCAATCGTTAAACTCGCTAAAGGCCCAGCTAATGCTATGGCAAGCTCTTCTTTTGGATTCTTTGGGATTTTTTCCATCATTGCGACTCCGCCGAAGATGAAGAGCATTATTCCCTTCACCTTAACGCCGAACTTCATTGCTATAAGTGAGTGGGCAAGCTCATGCAAAAGCACCGCAATGAATACAAAGATCGAAGCCAAGATTGAAAAAGCAATTCTTTCAGGTTCTTTAAGATTTGCAAAGCCAAATGGCTCACTTGAGACGTAGAAGTAGCTTGAAAGTATGAATAGAATTATGAAAAGGCTCCAGTGGATCATAATCTCGATACCTTTCACCCTTGCGATTCTGAGAGAGGCGTCCATAGTCTCTCTTGCTCATGCAATCTTTAAGCTTTTAGGTTCTTTCTGCAAATGAAGAGTAAAGATATATACCGTGATTAGAACAGAACTCGATGACTCTCGAAAAGGAATACCTTGACATCACGTTTCTGAAGGAGAATGGCTTTGTCAGGAAGAAATGCGTCAAGTGTGGCAAGTTCTTCTGGACTGCGGACGAACGTGAGATCTGCGGAGACCCACCTTGCGGTGGTTATACCTTTATAGGCAATTCTCCTTTTAAGAGAAGCTTTGAGCTCGATGAAATGCGGGAATTCTACCTCAAATTCTTTGAAGAGCGAGGACATGCAAGGATTGAGAGGTATCCGGTGGTTGCGAGATGGAGAGATGATATTTACTTAACAATCGCAAGCATTGCGGACTTTCAGCCATTCGTCACCGCAGGAATTGCTCCACCTCCAGCTAATCCGCTTACAATTTCTCAGCCGTGCATAAGGCTTGATGATTTGGACAGCGTTGGTAGAACTGGAAGACACTTGACACTTTTTGAAATGATGGCACACCATGCGTTCAACTTTCCGGGCAAGGAGATCTACTGGAAGAACGAAACCGTTGCTTACTGCACGGAGCTCCTTGAAAAGCTCGGAATTAAAAAAGAGAACATAGTTTACAAAGAAGAACCATGGGCGGGTGGAGGAAACGCTGGACCCTGCTTGGAAGCAATCATCAGCGGACTTGAGCTTGCAACGCTCGTCTTCATGAATTTAAAGGCTGACGAAAACGGGGACATTGAGATCAAGGGGGAGAGATATCGCAGAATGGACAACTACATCGTCGACACGGGCTACGGGCTTGAGAGATTTGTATGGATGAGCAAGGGCTCTCCGACGGTTTACGATGCAATTTTTGGCAAAGTTCTTGACAAGATCTTTGATTCAAGTGGTCTTAGGGATCTTAAAGGCAAAGACACGAGGGCAATAGTTGCTGAAACCTCAAGACTTGCGGGAATGGGCTATTCGAGGGATAAAATACTTTCAGAGATCTCTAAAAAGTTCGATATGAGCGTTGAAGAAGCAAAAAGCCTAACGGAGCCAATAGCGAAGATTTATGCTTTGGCGGATCATACAAGATGCCTTCTTTTCATGCTTGGCGATGGCTTAGTGCCTTCCAATGCGGGAGCGGGCTATCTTGCAAGGCTGATGATTAGAAGAAGCCTTAGACTTGCAGACGAGCTACAAGTTAGCCTCGATCTTTACGATCTTGTCGATCTGCACAACAAGACACTTAAATTTAAGTTTGAGATTCCTTTGGAGACAATTGAAGAAGTTCTGAAGCTCGAAAAGGAGAGATTCATGGCTACGATTTCTAAGGGGTTAAAGCTTGTAGAGAGAACAGTTGAGAAAAAGAAGAGCATAGGAAAAGAAGACCTGATTGAATTCTACGACTCACACGGCATTCCTGCGGAGCTTGTGCTCAAGATCGCAGAAGATAAGGGATTGAAAGTTGATTTGCCAGCTGACTTTTACTCTGAGCTTGCAAAGAGGCATTCTAAAGCTGTAAAAGAAGAAAAAGAGGAGATAAAGCTTACAAGAAGTTATCCAAAAACTGAGAAGCTTTACTATGACAATCCAAAGCTCTTTGAGTTCAACGCTAAAGCGATTGGCTACGAAAATGGGTTCCTGATTCTTGACAGAACCGCATTCTATCCAGAGAGCGGAGGACAGGACAGCGATGCGGGTTACATAGTTTGGAATGGTGAGAAATTAAGGGTAGTTTACGTTACTGAAGTCGATGGCGTAGTCTTGCACAAACTCGAAAAGCCCATAGCTATCAGCGGTGAGATTAAAGGTATTATCGATTCAGAAAGAAGAATTAGGCACATGAGACATCACTCTGCAACGCACGTGCTTCTTTACACACTACAAAAACTCTATGGAAAGCACATATGGCAAGCTGGAGCTAAAAAGGAATTTGAAAAGGCGAGGCTTGACGTTAGCCATTATAAAAAGATTGGCGAAGAAGAGGTCAGAGAAATCGAGAGACTTGCAAATAAGGAAGTCTTTGCGAATAAGGAGATAAAGTGGTTCTGGATGGACAGAATCGAAGCGGAGAAGAAATTCGGCTTCAGGCTCTACCAAGGCGGAGTTCCACCAGGAAAGGAGATTAGAATTGTAATGGTTGGAGACGACGTTC belongs to Archaeoglobaceae archaeon and includes:
- a CDS encoding 2-hydroxyacyl-CoA dehydratase family protein; this translates as MGLDKVQEISRILENDYIKDWKSKGGFVIGHACIALPKEVAEAGKILPFRLRGNSNPDTSTADSYLSRYNCSLCRSCLELVLNGSYDFLDGFVRVRGCDHWMGTFDEINHAKKAKFIYYFKVPHIVNEDTLKFFADEIRDLKSFFEKQFQLKIHEDDIIGQIRLQAQINKKLADFGKKRYKIPNFYGHEAIALAIARESLPSETFNSLLDKVLSQGRKIDFRAKIVLGGSPLDEIELLKKIEEMGALIVAETTCFGTGGFWNAMEYDGGDIYEFLAKKYLETLKICARMFGEYNFRKNFIKQMVEMAEADGVILTHNKFCDLFGIENAKLRLDLEKEGIPVLLLEKEYASSADIGRIKTRVQAFMERLGR
- a CDS encoding 2-hydroxyacyl-CoA dehydratase family protein — protein: MSEIKNGLVLRSYQVLKTIRNFGAYTRDEINSMLDLFVKEQAHTLKSFLDERHDGAGLQFLQDILGKHVIEAVEAKDKGKKVVMIPFNFPPEVINAFDNAVPFTTEVVTTTGTLALAHQGEPYWDFAVSLGIPDFVCSANTIALGSILLSTQAREFVPDMMISAAPGSCDANSKIHEFVSEYLGIPEIILDKTGESARDFELYRRLFHKMFSKLEAELGEVDEDRLIKTIEKCNEATELYWELYELKKNSPCPVPNMFTLMSYGTRFTMWGRDEAIEMFQKFIEVAEKRLRKGEYPAEKEIARSLWVYTGYYIDLFEFWLWLEDNGISYLNDLLNSQVLKEMHEVSTKEEAIDALANNAWNYVMTRQMGAENMGLKWVEDTLHLVKDLNANCAVYSGHHACKQSQSVFRILRDELTKEGIPVLRLDGDCWNRRITPISVLHSKRQEEEAKRLILCYSQEPM
- a CDS encoding archaemetzincin family Zn-dependent metalloprotease; the encoded protein is MIQLQPLGEVDVELLEWLAGELRNVFNTEISILPKIPMPSNCYSKRGQYNSTCILATLKVSEITLAVTSEDLYARGLNFVFGEAEVGGKKAVVSYHRLKLGVDREELKIRLLKEAVHELGHVFGLEHCKTPGCVMNFSNNVLEVDKKTSNFCKNCVSKLKNRI
- a CDS encoding acyl-CoA dehydrogenase family protein, giving the protein MKMEFESISELRSDVAEMLGKSINEWAEKEVIPFRAQIDDELEIAEKAMKKLFLDIGMQKLVLPEELGGAGVSGEELPAVLLRSFEEIGKADSGIGFVLSAVLASMISAQGSEAFDLIAKKSSQDLLRISIFPPQFGKSDFRGFELAKAVDRGDKIKIKGFGRPLNSGFDANLFVVFCNYNGVSLALIDSEDVEKGELVKNTGLIASRNCDVKINAEIEKNRILTGNAWMKLYTYLNLCLSALCVGSAFDSCRILRDWAEKRTIRGKPLRDNTVDALVIAEVAREAIEAKSIAQILAKMMLEDRNEEELYLFSILSALKCSNSAFLSADRAMELMASQGYAREGLLEKQWRDAKSLKTVLNQYHLLLELSSGYFGAKLW
- a CDS encoding acyl-CoA dehydrogenase family protein, producing MEFARIKEFESPLERYLAEMIRDWGEKYVIPHRRNFDEDWKEHKTIEPALEKLMVNYGIQMAIFPEEVGGWGLGSSDYFGSITARVMEEIGRYDTGIAVSVGVSLWPLFVIAVKPHINYDLCAEFAPLYRRKKLTISANAMTEPQGGSDIENLDELKGKTIRTTAKLEGDEWVINGHKLWPTNSGGLADLFGVVCTTNPGVADERCFAYIYVPANLPGVKQGEPYRKAGMAADKNSDIWFENVRVPKHYRAWGEGLDARYFRIIISTGCLGSAGMALGAMENIYEILLEKCSEFRYRGKPLKENTAVAGILADIAAEIEICRSAVYTYARMLDNPELYGERFSSEIIARGRALKLKVCDACCNVAEKAMNLLAHYGIDRNFDVEKHWRDVKIIQLWMGGRQLCQMDVARHFYACTQL
- a CDS encoding acyl-CoA dehydratase activase produces the protein MLFAGTDVGSLTAQAVIIEDNKVIGWKNMRVLPNPVESAKKVMGELLDELGLSKNNIITFSTGYGREKLVEAGFAKEHVSEISCHAKGAFWLNPTVRTVIDIGGQDAKVIRIDEKGKLVNFVMNDKCAAGTGRFLEIQARALGIKLEELGEMTFISKNPIEITARCSIFAETEVLHFLQRGFPKEDIAAGVNRSMAQRIYYLARRVGVEREVALTGGVAKNRGVKWELEKILNIRFIDLGMDPQIIGALGAAIFAKEKYGGK